The genomic region GCGGCAGGCAGGGGTGGCCTACGGCGAGCACCCCTACCAGTACGAGGAAAAGGGGGGGACAGCCGTCTCGGCGCGGGAGCTCGGCGTAGACGAGAGATGCGTCATAAAGACCCTGATCATGGAGGACGAGGCCAAGAACCCGCTCGTGGTCCTCATGCACGGAGACCGCCAGGTCTCGACGAAGGAGCTGGCCCGCGTGATCGGAGTGAAGGCCGTAGCCCCCTGCACCCCCGAGACGGCCAACCGCCACTCCGGGTACCTTGTGGGGGGGACCTCCCCGTTCGGCACCAGGAAGCGGATGCCGGTCTACCTGGAAGAAAGCATCCTGGAGCTCCCGCTCATCTACATCAACGGCGGCAGCCGCGGTTTCCTCGTCTCCATGCCTCCCGCCGAGCTGGTCCGGGCGCTGCAGCCGGTGCCGGTGAAGGTGGGAAT from Citrifermentans bremense harbors:
- the ybaK gene encoding Cys-tRNA(Pro) deacylase, whose translation is MAKVKSPVTAAVRVLRQAGVAYGEHPYQYEEKGGTAVSARELGVDERCVIKTLIMEDEAKNPLVVLMHGDRQVSTKELARVIGVKAVAPCTPETANRHSGYLVGGTSPFGTRKRMPVYLEESILELPLIYINGGSRGFLVSMPPAELVRALQPVPVKVGI